In Humulus lupulus chromosome 7, drHumLupu1.1, whole genome shotgun sequence, the following are encoded in one genomic region:
- the LOC133789180 gene encoding putative disease resistance protein At4g11170, translating to MELGSSSSSSRSNDSVFLSFCVEDSGKGFASHLKHYLSRKGFDTASIEDSKCCIVIFSPNYASSTSRLDQIIRILEYKEKKGLTVIPVFYKVDPTDVRKVNGTFGEAFAQHGEDRRAQSWRDALKDITSIAGFHFHNRDEAELIGKIAAAVSSKLMSNSTAAASFNFNNIYRGIFGINSTRLNSYCASTLRGPTHFFYTFFFWQFL from the exons ATGGAATTAGGATCATCATCGTCGTCTTCTCGTTCTAACGACTCGGTGTTTCTGAGCTTTTGCGTTGAAGACAGTGGAAAAGGCTTTGCAAGTCATCTGAAACATTATCTTTCAAGGAAAGGATTTGATACAGCATCGATTGAGGATTCAAAGTGTTGCATCGTCATTTTCTCACCCAATTATGCTTCTTCAACCTCTCGCCTGGACCAAATCATCCGGATTcttgagtacaaagagaagaaggggCTGACTGTGATACCAGTTTTTTATAAGGTTGATCCCACTGATGTACGGAAAGTCAATGGAACGTTTGGAGAGGCTTTTGCTCAACATGGAGAAGATCGTAGGGCGCAAAGCTGGAGGGACGCCCTCAAGGACATTACCAGTATAGCTGGTTTTCATTTCCACAACAG AGATGAAGCAGAGTTGATAGGGAAGATTGCGGCCGCAGTTTCAAGTAAATTGATGAGTAATTCTACTGCTGCTGCATCGTTCAACTTCAACAACATCTACCGGGGTATTTTCGGAATAAACTCCACAAGACTCAACTCTTATTGTGCGTCCACTCTACGTGGCCCTACACactttttttatactttttttttttggcaatttttgtAA
- the LOC133789179 gene encoding toll/interleukin-1 receptor-like protein, whose translation MASSRNHEVFLSFRGEDTRNNFLSHLKAYLAENGVATFTDDEQIRSGEYISPQLIQAIEDSRCSIVIISPNYASSTWCLAELVKILDCKERNGQIVIPIFYHVDRFDVENQCGGFGEALAKHDGDSQIQSWRNALTQLAHIPGFDFQDGDEAELIGKIAAAVSSKLMSNSTTASFNFNNIYRDIFGINSTRLNSYYVSALRGPTHFFCCCFFFKTFCLHLYSLI comes from the exons ATGGCATCGTCAAGAAATCATGAGGTCTTCTTGAGCTTCAGAGGGGAAGATACTCGCAACAACTTTCTGAGCCATCTGAAAGCTTATTTGGCCGAAAATGGAGTCGCGACGTTCACCGACGACGAACAAATCAGGAGTGGAGAATACATATCGCCGCAATTGATTCAAGCCATCGAGGATTCCAGATGTTCGATCGTCATAATCTCACCCAACTATGCTTCTTCGACTTGGTGCTTGGCTGAGCTCGTCAAGATTCTTGACTGCAAGGAACGAAATGGTCAAATTGTGATCCCAATATTTTATCATGTCGATCGATTTGATGTAGAAAATCAGTGTGGAGGTTTTGGTGAGGCGCTGGCTAAGCACGATGGAGATTCTCAAATTCAAAGCTGGAGAAATGCTTTAACTCAACTCGCTCATATACCTGGATTTGACTTTCAAGATGG AGATGAAGCAGAGTTGATAGGGAAGATTGCGGCCGCAGTTTCAAGTAAATTGATGAGTAATTCTACTACTGCATCGTTCAACTTCAACAACATCTACCGGGATATTTTCGGAATAAACTCCACTAGACTCAACTCTTACTATGTGTCCGCTCTACGTGGCCCTACAcactttttttgttgttgtttttttttcaagACCTTTTGCCTCCACTTGTATTctctaatataa